In one window of Effusibacillus lacus DNA:
- a CDS encoding ABC transporter permease, with product MERRLQISPAFSYPFGALLIVLAIWEFFGQTGMIDPFMFSWPSRIMVKAWEFTSDGSLFEHLAVSAVEVGIGFAMALIGIPIGLAMGHWKKMEYTFDPFVTALYTTPMIALTPLFVLWFGLDILSKIMMVFALSVFPILINTMAGVKTTDPSLIKAARSYGASEFQMFKEVIFPSTIPFIVTGIRLAIGRALIAVVVAEMLAANVGIGYAIRHASELFRTAEYLAYVVVLMVLSILLTELLKAVERKIAPWRI from the coding sequence ATGGAAAGAAGATTACAGATTTCACCGGCTTTCTCTTATCCGTTCGGTGCATTGCTAATAGTGTTGGCGATCTGGGAATTTTTTGGCCAGACCGGAATGATTGATCCTTTTATGTTTAGTTGGCCTAGCAGAATCATGGTAAAGGCTTGGGAATTTACCTCCGACGGCAGTTTGTTTGAGCATTTGGCGGTAAGCGCAGTGGAAGTGGGAATCGGGTTTGCGATGGCTTTAATCGGAATTCCGATAGGACTTGCCATGGGCCATTGGAAAAAAATGGAGTATACTTTTGACCCATTCGTGACCGCATTATATACAACTCCCATGATTGCTTTAACGCCTTTATTTGTATTATGGTTTGGTCTTGATATACTATCTAAAATCATGATGGTGTTTGCCTTGTCCGTATTTCCGATATTGATCAATACAATGGCAGGTGTAAAGACAACGGATCCTTCCCTTATCAAAGCGGCTCGTTCTTACGGTGCCAGTGAATTCCAAATGTTTAAGGAAGTGATTTTCCCGTCGACTATTCCGTTTATTGTAACCGGTATCCGGTTGGCGATCGGTCGGGCATTGATTGCAGTGGTTGTGGCCGAAATGCTGGCCGCGAATGTGGGAATCGGATACGCAATTCGCCATGCTTCGGAGCTTTTCCGTACGGCCGAGTATCTGGCCTATGTTGTGGTGTTGATGGTTCTTTCCATTCTCTTGACTGAATTGTTAAAAGCGGTGGAACGAAAAATAGCCCCTTGGCGAATCTAG
- a CDS encoding c-type cytochrome codes for MRRKFLAGTILAILVLGAVAYAMREPEPSFNSGDTAKGKELYDVYCAACHGLEGKGKPTGSALNTPEYLKNTSDEQIWNATAYGIPGTTMGPALKGQGGVKQLSEREISHIVAYLRSLQK; via the coding sequence ATGAGGAGAAAGTTCCTGGCCGGCACCATCCTGGCAATTTTGGTGCTGGGAGCAGTTGCCTATGCCATGAGGGAACCGGAGCCGTCCTTTAATTCGGGTGATACGGCAAAAGGAAAGGAACTGTATGACGTCTATTGTGCAGCCTGTCATGGACTGGAAGGCAAAGGGAAGCCCACTGGATCGGCTCTTAACACGCCGGAGTATCTGAAAAACACGAGTGATGAACAGATTTGGAACGCCACAGCCTATGGCATCCCGGGAACCACAATGGGCCCCGCCCTGAAGGGGCAAGGCGGCGTCAAACAACTGTCAGAACGGGAAATCAGCCATATTGTGGCTTATCTCCGTTCGCTGCAAAAGTAA
- a CDS encoding ABC transporter substrate-binding protein, whose product MWSVKKKHSTALRVLFVLVLGVLVAGCGTAPISGGDQPVSSSGAGAKSQPDQTTQLKVALPSKNVSYLPFYVADKKGIFKKYNLDVSYTTVQGGVTALRGLQTGEFQIISSLPESVITGVAEGANVKLIGTLDDKSMYSIFVLPEIKSVQDLKGKVAATNRPGNGTDIQLRWWLKKNGLEPGKDVRIIEAGENPGRLQALITGQAQVTILSQPTDLKAEEAGMKRLALMRDELKTYNHNMIVANGNLLKNQPEVAKAFMAAEAEAVAFIKNPANRNEIVKLVMEELQMSKEAAAKSVEFVLPALADQGKMNLEGVKWAIDTTKEAGVLKKNLPVDHVVDERYYVK is encoded by the coding sequence ATGTGGTCGGTAAAGAAAAAACATTCGACAGCACTGCGTGTTCTGTTTGTTCTCGTGCTGGGTGTACTTGTGGCCGGTTGTGGAACTGCACCAATTTCCGGCGGAGATCAACCTGTCTCCTCGTCAGGTGCGGGAGCCAAGAGTCAACCGGATCAAACAACTCAGCTAAAGGTTGCGCTTCCGTCCAAAAATGTGAGTTACCTTCCTTTTTATGTGGCGGATAAAAAAGGGATTTTTAAGAAGTACAACCTGGATGTCAGTTATACCACTGTACAAGGTGGAGTTACAGCATTGCGCGGTTTGCAGACGGGAGAGTTTCAAATAATCTCCAGTTTGCCTGAATCGGTTATCACAGGCGTTGCGGAAGGCGCAAATGTAAAACTGATCGGCACGTTGGATGATAAATCGATGTATTCGATTTTTGTACTGCCGGAAATTAAAAGCGTGCAGGATTTGAAAGGAAAAGTGGCCGCCACGAATCGCCCCGGCAACGGAACGGATATTCAACTTCGCTGGTGGTTGAAGAAAAACGGTCTTGAGCCCGGAAAAGACGTGCGAATTATTGAAGCAGGTGAAAACCCCGGTCGATTGCAAGCGCTGATTACTGGTCAAGCCCAGGTCACGATTTTAAGCCAGCCTACAGACTTAAAAGCGGAAGAAGCCGGTATGAAACGGTTGGCTCTTATGCGTGACGAGTTAAAGACCTATAACCATAACATGATTGTGGCCAATGGGAATTTATTGAAAAATCAGCCTGAGGTGGCCAAAGCGTTTATGGCGGCAGAAGCGGAGGCTGTAGCCTTCATCAAAAATCCGGCTAACCGGAATGAAATAGTCAAATTGGTCATGGAAGAATTGCAAATGAGCAAGGAAGCAGCGGCCAAATCGGTTGAATTTGTTTTGCCCGCCCTGGCGGATCAGGGAAAGATGAATCTTGAGGGAGTGAAATGGGCGATCGATACCACGAAAGAAGCCGGAGTCCTGAAAAAAAATCTTCCGGTGGACCATGTGGTAGACGAAAGGTACTACGTGAAGTAA
- a CDS encoding 4,5-dihydroxyphthalate decarboxylase, translating to MKKLRLSFGCWDYDRIRPLTDGTVPVKGIELNWLNMQVEETFWRMMRHQEFDVSELSLSSYLIAKDRGFPKFTAIPVFMSRSFRHSGIYINVNSGIKEPFDLRGKRVGIPEYQLTACLWIRGILQHEYGVRPSDMWWFTGGEETPGRIEKVALRLPPEINIQSIAPDQTLNEMLESGQLDVLIAPRAPSCFLKGSPNVKRLFPDYVSVEKEYYRKTGIFPIMHIVAIKDEILERDPWVAVNLYQAFVEAKQRVYDGFNQTAALKVTLPWLLAELEKTKQLMGNDFWPYGVKQNRQTLEAAISYSHEQGLVSRKLEVEDLFAKTTLEEFVI from the coding sequence ATGAAGAAGTTGCGTTTGAGTTTCGGTTGCTGGGATTATGATCGGATTCGACCCCTGACGGATGGTACGGTTCCTGTCAAGGGAATTGAATTGAATTGGCTCAATATGCAGGTGGAAGAAACATTTTGGAGGATGATGCGTCATCAGGAATTCGACGTGTCCGAATTATCTCTGTCCTCCTATCTAATCGCGAAAGATCGTGGTTTTCCAAAATTCACAGCGATTCCGGTTTTTATGTCACGTTCCTTCCGCCATTCAGGCATTTACATTAATGTAAATTCCGGAATCAAAGAGCCTTTCGATTTGCGGGGGAAACGGGTCGGAATCCCGGAATACCAATTAACCGCATGTCTTTGGATTCGGGGGATACTGCAGCATGAATACGGTGTCAGACCGTCTGATATGTGGTGGTTCACCGGCGGGGAAGAGACTCCCGGACGCATTGAAAAAGTCGCTCTCCGGTTGCCGCCCGAGATAAACATTCAATCTATCGCTCCCGATCAAACATTAAATGAAATGCTGGAATCGGGCCAATTGGATGTGCTGATCGCGCCACGGGCCCCCTCCTGTTTTTTAAAAGGTTCTCCCAATGTCAAACGTCTGTTCCCGGACTATGTATCCGTTGAAAAAGAATACTACCGAAAAACGGGAATCTTTCCGATTATGCATATTGTGGCGATCAAAGACGAAATTTTGGAGAGAGACCCCTGGGTGGCTGTGAATTTGTATCAAGCCTTTGTGGAGGCAAAGCAAAGAGTCTACGATGGATTTAACCAGACTGCCGCTTTGAAGGTCACCCTTCCCTGGTTGTTGGCCGAACTGGAAAAAACCAAGCAACTCATGGGAAATGATTTTTGGCCTTACGGAGTGAAACAAAACAGACAAACACTTGAAGCCGCGATCAGCTATTCCCATGAACAGGGGCTGGTTTCCCGGAAGCTGGAAGTGGAAGATTTATTTGCTAAAACGACATTGGAAGAGTTTGTGATTTAG
- a CDS encoding ABC transporter ATP-binding protein, producing MADTRIPLLKFDSINVVYNQGKANQVHALKDVSGEIHEGEFVSIIGPSGCGKSTLLHTLDGLIKPTSGSIHVNGRQVEGPGGDRAMVFQDFALMPWHTVYQNVAFGLRLAGKPDREIRERVMHYIQLVGLEGFEGKYPHQLSGGMKQRVGIARAFAVDPKVLLMDEPFSAIDEQTREIMQEEVLKIMLYEKKTVIFITHSIDEAVFLSNRIFLMSVRPGKIVDDLKIDVPYPRTLETKTLPEYQSYKAKIWDHLKGEVARQYLRGEA from the coding sequence ATGGCGGATACACGAATTCCGTTGCTCAAGTTTGATTCCATAAACGTTGTGTACAACCAAGGAAAAGCGAACCAGGTTCATGCCCTGAAAGACGTATCCGGCGAAATCCATGAAGGGGAGTTTGTTTCCATTATCGGACCGAGCGGCTGCGGGAAGAGTACTTTATTGCATACACTGGACGGTTTGATAAAGCCGACATCCGGTTCGATCCATGTGAACGGTCGGCAAGTGGAGGGCCCCGGCGGGGATCGGGCGATGGTGTTTCAGGATTTTGCGTTAATGCCCTGGCATACGGTTTATCAAAATGTAGCTTTTGGCTTAAGATTGGCTGGCAAACCGGATCGGGAAATCCGGGAACGTGTTATGCACTACATTCAATTGGTGGGGCTTGAAGGTTTTGAAGGCAAATACCCGCACCAGCTTTCAGGCGGCATGAAGCAGCGTGTAGGGATTGCCCGGGCTTTTGCCGTTGACCCGAAAGTCCTGTTGATGGATGAACCATTTTCGGCGATCGATGAACAAACCAGGGAAATCATGCAGGAAGAAGTCCTGAAAATTATGTTGTATGAGAAAAAAACGGTCATTTTTATCACCCATTCCATCGATGAAGCTGTATTCCTGTCAAACCGGATTTTCTTAATGTCCGTTCGGCCAGGCAAGATCGTGGATGATTTGAAAATCGACGTTCCCTATCCCCGAACATTGGAAACGAAAACGTTACCCGAATACCAGAGTTACAAGGCGAAAATCTGGGATCACCTTAAAGGAGAGGTGGCACGACAATATCTGAGGGGGGAAGCGTAA
- a CDS encoding non-oxidative hydroxyarylic acid decarboxylases subunit B, producing MKIVVGITGATGAIYGIRLLEELKAAGAETHLVMSKWAEATIRLETGYTVSEVAALASVVHSSTNQAASIASGSFRVDGMVIAPCSMKTLAGIRVGLADGLINRAADVMLKERKKLVLLVRETPFNDIHLENMLALSRMGAVILPPVPAFYNHPATIDDIVNHIIARTLDQFGIENRLTKRWKDHAPPGQVSECSTVPQLADRTVPRKRGAV from the coding sequence TTGAAAATCGTTGTTGGAATCACGGGAGCGACCGGAGCCATATATGGAATCCGTCTTTTGGAAGAGCTTAAGGCTGCCGGTGCGGAAACCCACCTTGTAATGTCAAAATGGGCTGAGGCTACGATCCGGTTGGAGACCGGATACACAGTTTCTGAAGTTGCGGCTTTGGCATCCGTTGTACATTCCTCCACCAATCAAGCCGCGTCAATTGCAAGCGGTTCATTTCGGGTTGACGGCATGGTGATTGCGCCATGCAGCATGAAAACATTGGCCGGCATTCGTGTCGGTTTGGCTGACGGGTTGATCAACCGGGCGGCTGACGTAATGCTCAAGGAAAGAAAAAAACTGGTCCTGCTGGTCCGGGAAACGCCATTCAACGATATCCATCTGGAGAATATGCTTGCGCTTTCCAGAATGGGTGCCGTAATCCTGCCGCCGGTTCCGGCCTTTTACAACCATCCGGCCACCATTGATGACATTGTGAACCACATTATCGCAAGGACATTGGACCAGTTTGGAATTGAGAATCGGCTGACCAAACGGTGGAAAGATCATGCCCCTCCCGGACAAGTTTCGGAATGTTCAACAGTTCCCCAGCTTGCTGACAGAACCGTTCCCAGAAAGAGAGGGGCAGTGTAA
- a CDS encoding zinc-dependent alcohol dehydrogenase: MVQKIVAAVAVREKQTELREFDVPDIPPDAGLLKVEIAGVCGTDVSYYKMIKEPKILGHHVVGHIERIGEIAAKRWGVKKGDRVAMEEYIPCGQCEHCRKGQYRSCLFTDPRAGGIRYGATPVTLSPSLWGGFSQYMYLHPNAVMHKMPDHVPAVEAALTLPLANGFEWMSIVGKVGPGKVVVIQGPGQQGLACALAAKAAGAECVIVTGRTTSARRLELARELGADYTVNIQTEDLKECVYEITGGKMADVVIDVTSGGSDPVQSSMEAANKGATVIFGSYKYQTISDFNIDMVVAKTLNLKGVRGHSYESVKMAIEFIASGKFPLRKMNSHDYPLHDTDKALKTAGGEGEPSPLLVTVSPWKR, encoded by the coding sequence ATGGTTCAGAAAATAGTGGCTGCGGTCGCTGTAAGAGAGAAACAGACTGAACTGAGAGAATTTGACGTTCCGGACATCCCTCCTGATGCAGGGCTGTTAAAGGTGGAAATCGCAGGAGTTTGCGGAACGGATGTGTCCTACTACAAAATGATTAAGGAACCAAAAATTTTAGGACACCATGTAGTGGGTCATATCGAAAGGATTGGTGAAATTGCCGCGAAGCGATGGGGGGTAAAAAAGGGAGACCGGGTTGCCATGGAAGAATATATACCTTGTGGACAATGCGAGCATTGTCGCAAAGGGCAGTACCGTTCATGCTTATTTACCGATCCGCGGGCAGGCGGCATCCGCTATGGAGCAACCCCTGTAACACTCTCCCCGTCCCTGTGGGGTGGATTCAGCCAATATATGTATCTTCATCCAAATGCGGTCATGCACAAGATGCCCGATCACGTGCCCGCTGTTGAGGCTGCACTCACGTTGCCGCTGGCGAACGGTTTTGAGTGGATGTCCATTGTGGGCAAAGTGGGACCGGGGAAAGTGGTTGTGATTCAAGGACCGGGTCAGCAGGGACTTGCCTGTGCTTTGGCCGCCAAGGCTGCCGGAGCAGAATGCGTCATCGTTACAGGTCGTACGACCAGTGCAAGGAGATTGGAGCTGGCTCGCGAGCTGGGAGCGGACTATACGGTGAATATTCAAACAGAGGATTTAAAGGAGTGCGTCTACGAGATTACCGGAGGAAAAATGGCGGATGTGGTAATTGATGTCACTTCTGGTGGAAGCGATCCGGTTCAGTCCTCGATGGAAGCAGCCAACAAAGGGGCTACCGTGATTTTTGGCTCTTACAAATACCAGACCATTTCTGACTTTAACATTGATATGGTGGTTGCAAAAACATTAAACCTGAAGGGAGTACGTGGCCATAGCTATGAGTCGGTCAAGATGGCGATCGAGTTCATTGCTTCGGGGAAATTTCCACTCAGAAAAATGAATTCCCATGATTATCCGTTGCATGACACTGATAAGGCTCTGAAAACTGCCGGAGGGGAGGGGGAACCTTCTCCGTTGCTTGTCACTGTTTCACCGTGGAAGCGCTGA
- a CDS encoding PCYCGC motif-containing (lipo)protein, translating to MKKTWLIVATAAALLLAGCGSNTASTRFELDKKHKPLPDYVTKAPAMIQETYIMAAQDPDALAAVPCYCGCYEEDGHTSNLNCFVDKMGPNKEVLEWDPMGIGUDICVDIARDAVKQHKDGKSLKDIHFYIKDKYGKSGKPTPTPVPQS from the coding sequence ATGAAGAAAACGTGGCTCATTGTGGCAACGGCTGCGGCCCTGTTGCTGGCGGGATGTGGATCGAACACCGCCTCCACCAGGTTCGAACTGGACAAGAAGCACAAACCCCTGCCTGATTATGTGACGAAAGCTCCTGCCATGATTCAGGAGACCTATATAATGGCAGCCCAAGATCCGGATGCGCTGGCTGCCGTTCCTTGTTATTGCGGTTGTTATGAAGAGGACGGGCATACCAGCAATCTGAACTGCTTTGTCGACAAGATGGGTCCCAACAAGGAAGTGCTGGAATGGGATCCCATGGGCATTGGCTGAGACATCTGTGTCGATATCGCACGTGATGCGGTAAAACAACACAAAGATGGCAAATCCCTGAAAGACATTCACTTCTATATCAAGGACAAATACGGGAAATCCGGCAAACCGACGCCAACGCCGGTGCCTCAATCATGA
- a CDS encoding UbiD family decarboxylase: MPYQDLREYLDALKKAGKLKIIEKEVDKDWEIAAVGRIAFQTIHESERPALMFTNVKGHESPVVFGILGGSRSIYSLALETTPDGIQEKWAQAQKNPVPPRIVETGPCKENILKGDDVDIFKFPVPTWTVGEDPAPYLTSPFVFTKDPETGVQNVGVYRVMLKERNKVGVWINFVQHGRKHKEMWDARNEPTPVAIVLGTDPSIGLCSVARMIYGLDELAAAGGLRGEPVDVVKCETHDIYVPATAEIVIEGYFRPNYLEEEGPFGEYPGYMGPTAMSYVMDITCITHRDNPIYQAFLSQMPPSESSMIRSIGREAAIYKHLVHDLKLPVKDVHLLEAGGAAAYLAISMKKEHEGQVRQVMLAAWSVDPTLAKFCVVVDDDIDIRNQFMLNWAISWRVQPHKDVFIIEDMPAVRLDPSQAADEVAQLDNSRRTSSKMGIDATQKHKFPAIALPPKEHLEHVRKNWHEYWN, translated from the coding sequence ATGCCTTATCAAGATCTGCGTGAATATCTGGATGCACTAAAAAAAGCCGGAAAATTGAAAATCATCGAAAAAGAGGTTGACAAAGATTGGGAAATTGCAGCAGTGGGACGCATTGCTTTCCAGACGATCCACGAGTCGGAACGCCCTGCTCTTATGTTTACGAATGTGAAAGGTCACGAATCACCTGTAGTGTTTGGCATTTTGGGAGGATCCCGATCGATATACTCACTCGCATTGGAAACGACACCTGACGGGATCCAGGAAAAATGGGCACAGGCACAAAAAAATCCGGTTCCTCCCAGGATCGTTGAAACCGGTCCTTGCAAAGAAAACATTTTGAAGGGCGACGATGTGGATATATTCAAATTTCCCGTTCCGACCTGGACTGTAGGAGAAGATCCTGCCCCTTACCTGACTTCGCCTTTTGTGTTCACGAAGGATCCGGAAACAGGGGTGCAGAATGTCGGGGTATACCGTGTAATGTTGAAAGAACGGAACAAGGTCGGAGTTTGGATCAATTTTGTGCAGCATGGACGCAAACATAAAGAAATGTGGGACGCAAGGAATGAACCGACACCGGTTGCGATTGTTCTGGGAACCGATCCGTCGATCGGACTATGTTCCGTTGCGCGGATGATCTACGGATTGGACGAACTGGCGGCGGCAGGCGGATTGCGGGGAGAACCGGTCGATGTCGTGAAATGCGAGACGCATGATATTTATGTACCGGCCACGGCCGAAATAGTGATTGAAGGGTATTTTCGACCGAATTACCTGGAAGAAGAAGGTCCTTTTGGAGAATATCCCGGTTACATGGGTCCGACCGCGATGTCATATGTGATGGACATCACCTGCATTACTCACCGTGACAATCCTATTTATCAAGCATTCCTCAGTCAGATGCCTCCCAGCGAATCCAGCATGATTCGCAGCATTGGCAGAGAGGCGGCAATCTATAAACATCTGGTACACGACCTCAAGCTGCCTGTCAAGGATGTACACCTGCTGGAAGCGGGTGGAGCGGCCGCTTATCTGGCGATCTCAATGAAAAAAGAGCATGAAGGACAAGTGAGGCAGGTGATGCTGGCTGCATGGTCGGTCGACCCCACATTGGCTAAATTCTGTGTGGTTGTGGATGACGATATCGACATCCGGAACCAATTCATGCTCAACTGGGCTATCTCCTGGCGGGTTCAACCGCACAAGGATGTGTTCATTATTGAAGATATGCCGGCTGTTCGCCTTGACCCGTCACAAGCAGCAGATGAAGTAGCCCAGTTGGACAACTCGAGGAGAACCTCATCGAAAATGGGGATCGATGCGACCCAAAAACACAAGTTCCCTGCAATTGCGCTTCCACCAAAAGAACATTTGGAACATGTGCGAAAAAATTGGCATGAATACTGGAACTGA
- a CDS encoding Rieske 2Fe-2S domain-containing protein: MMLTREDNERITLVGSGTPMGEVFRRYWIPAVLSEELPEPDCPPVRVKLLGENLVAFRNSNGQVGLLDRYCPHRRVELFWGRNEECGLRCVYHGWKFDVKGNCVDMPNEPAESNFKNKVKIKSYPVHEAGGVVWTYMGPESEIPPLPDYEWVRAPETHRFISKTYQESNWLQALEGGIDTSHSSFAHNNNIADKNMLRNRATAPKLEVVKTPYGYNYAGIRDLGEEGNYVRAYQFVMPFQQMRGQMCKWTDGSREEYPTVRGHMWVPIDDYNTYVYNFMYSADPSVPLPHEFVMEQEKYFGRGPDDYIPGSGYRLKRNRTNDYLIDREVQRTKTFTGIEGINTQDMAFQENMDGAIVDRTIERLGTADAAIIAARHLLIEATREVQNGNKPRGVDSQTYNRIRGCDKILPKGVDWKEALKEEMTALY; the protein is encoded by the coding sequence ATGATGCTGACACGGGAAGACAATGAAAGAATTACACTTGTGGGGTCCGGGACTCCAATGGGGGAGGTGTTCAGAAGGTACTGGATTCCAGCCGTCTTGTCGGAAGAGTTGCCGGAACCGGATTGTCCTCCGGTTCGGGTGAAGCTGCTGGGCGAGAACCTGGTAGCTTTCAGAAATTCCAACGGTCAGGTCGGCCTGTTGGATAGGTACTGTCCGCATCGCCGAGTAGAGCTGTTCTGGGGCCGGAATGAAGAGTGCGGACTGCGATGTGTATATCACGGTTGGAAGTTTGATGTCAAGGGCAATTGTGTGGATATGCCAAATGAACCGGCGGAAAGCAACTTCAAAAATAAAGTAAAGATAAAATCTTATCCTGTTCATGAGGCGGGAGGAGTAGTTTGGACATACATGGGACCTGAATCCGAAATACCTCCGCTCCCTGATTACGAGTGGGTAAGAGCACCGGAGACACACAGGTTCATTTCCAAGACCTATCAGGAAAGCAACTGGCTGCAGGCTTTGGAAGGAGGCATCGATACCTCCCATTCATCATTTGCCCATAACAACAACATTGCTGACAAAAATATGTTGCGCAACCGTGCCACGGCGCCAAAGCTTGAAGTTGTCAAGACACCGTACGGTTACAATTATGCGGGAATACGGGATCTTGGAGAGGAGGGAAATTACGTCCGGGCTTACCAGTTCGTTATGCCGTTTCAGCAAATGAGGGGACAGATGTGCAAATGGACGGATGGAAGCAGAGAAGAGTATCCAACTGTCAGAGGTCATATGTGGGTTCCCATCGATGACTACAATACTTACGTATACAATTTCATGTATTCGGCTGATCCGTCAGTCCCGCTTCCGCATGAATTCGTAATGGAACAGGAGAAATATTTCGGTCGGGGTCCCGACGACTATATTCCCGGTTCCGGATACCGGTTGAAGCGAAACAGAACCAATGACTATCTGATCGATCGCGAAGTGCAGAGAACAAAAACCTTCACCGGAATTGAAGGAATCAATACACAGGATATGGCGTTTCAGGAAAACATGGACGGGGCAATTGTCGATCGCACCATAGAACGGCTAGGTACAGCGGACGCTGCAATTATCGCCGCAAGACATCTGCTGATTGAGGCTACAAGAGAAGTCCAGAATGGCAACAAACCCCGGGGAGTCGATTCCCAAACATACAACAGAATACGGGGGTGCGATAAAATACTGCCTAAAGGAGTAGATTGGAAAGAAGCATTAAAGGAAGAGATGACTGCGCTTTACTAG
- a CDS encoding extradiol ring-cleavage dioxygenase, whose protein sequence is MTIEMGVLTTHVPRICHEDHVADFQKPMVQAMKEVSKTIYSIQPDVLVIVSCHWNSTFHHFVDTTQRHKGILTAFECPELISDVPYNYPGDEQLGKQLVEAGKKAGLPVIEVNDPTYVWDYGTVVPLRYLVPNEDIPIIDLSVVWAASLDETYTWGQQIGKVLRESDKHAVFVSSGALSHNLVRGPELMPTLSEQALDKQFTEYLINGDFTSARNMLPQYARAAGVESGGRHLAMLLGVLEGDYRGNFLAYGQSSGSGNVVMTFQA, encoded by the coding sequence ATGACAATCGAAATGGGAGTATTGACAACTCATGTTCCCAGGATTTGCCACGAAGATCATGTGGCTGATTTCCAAAAGCCCATGGTGCAGGCAATGAAAGAAGTTTCAAAAACAATATACAGTATTCAACCGGATGTACTCGTCATTGTATCGTGCCACTGGAATTCCACATTTCACCATTTTGTGGATACCACACAGCGGCACAAAGGGATTCTGACCGCATTCGAATGTCCGGAACTAATTTCTGATGTTCCATATAACTACCCGGGCGATGAGCAACTTGGAAAACAACTGGTGGAAGCGGGGAAAAAAGCGGGACTTCCCGTTATCGAAGTCAATGATCCGACATATGTCTGGGATTACGGGACAGTGGTACCGCTTCGTTATCTTGTTCCCAATGAAGACATACCTATAATCGACTTGTCGGTCGTTTGGGCGGCCAGTCTTGATGAAACCTACACTTGGGGACAGCAGATCGGCAAGGTTTTGCGTGAAAGCGACAAACATGCGGTATTTGTCAGCAGCGGCGCTCTTTCCCACAATCTTGTGAGAGGTCCGGAATTGATGCCGACTTTATCCGAGCAGGCTTTGGATAAGCAGTTTACCGAGTATTTAATTAATGGCGACTTCACATCTGCCCGAAATATGCTTCCCCAATATGCGAGAGCGGCCGGAGTCGAATCCGGAGGACGCCATCTTGCGATGCTTCTTGGTGTTCTGGAAGGGGATTATCGCGGGAACTTTTTGGCATACGGCCAATCGTCCGGGAGCGGAAATGTGGTTATGACGTTTCAAGCATAA